The DNA window ATGCGGCGCGATATCAAGCGCCTCCTCCGGCACTATAAATACCCACCTGACAAGCGGGAAGAAGCCGTCCAGCTCGTGCTCGAGCAAGCCGAGGTTTATGCCCAGGCTGCATAGATGAGGCATTCCCAGCGGCCTCGCTCGGGCTGAGCCTGCCGACGGCATAGGGTGGTGCCATGAGCACACCGAAGATCGCCATGCTGGGCCTGGGTTCCATGAACGGAGCCATCCTCGCCGGCTTCCTGGGCGCCGGAACTGCGCCCGAGGACATCATCGCCACCTCTCGTTCGGCGGCCTCCGCGCAGGCGCGCTCCGCACAGTACGGCGTCACCGTGCTGGCCGAGGAGCAGGATGAGGCCGCCGACCGCACCGCCGCGGCCCAGGCCGACATCGTCTTCCTCGGGGTGAAGCCCCACCAGATCACCGACCTCTGCGCAGACATCCGAGACTCGCTGCAGCCCCACGCCGTGGTCGTCTCGGTGGCCGCCGCGGTCACCCTGGACATGCTCGAGGAGGCGCTGGCCCCCGGCCAGCCGGTCATCCGCACGATGCCCAACACTCCGCTCTCGGTCGGGCTGGGCGTGGTCGGCCTGGCGGCCGGCACCCACACCAGCCGGGAGCAGACTCAGCAGGTCGCTGAGCTGTTGGGCAGCAGCGGGGCGGTGCACATCCTTGAGGAGCAGCAGATCGATGCGCTCACCGGTGTGGCAGGCTCCGGGCCGGCCTATGCCTTCTACCTGGCCGAACACATGGCCGCCGCGGGGGTGGAGATGGGCTTGGACCCTGAGCTCGCCGCCGACCTCGCCGCCCAGACCCTCTACGGTGCGGGCCGGATGCTGGTGGAGAACCGCCCCTCCCGCACTGCGACGCCGGCCGACGCCGCCCAGCTGCGCCGCAACGTGACCAGCCCCAACGGCACCACGCAGCAGGCCATCGAGACCTTCGACGCCCACGGCATGTCGGAGGCCGTCCGGGCCGGGGCGAAGGCCAGCTCCGCACGCGCCGCGGAGATCACCGAGCAGCTGCGCGGCAGCTGAGCGGAACCACCCATCGGGGCCGACGCGGCAGCAGAACCTGAACAGTCGTAGGCTGGGGAGCATGCAGGGGGACACCACGCGCCGTCCGCCGGCCTATGGCCAGCAGCTGCAGGAGACCAGCGCCTGGCGAAGCTTCACCAGGTGGTTGGGCCGGCTCGCAGGATCATCGCCGGCCCGTGCCGCCCTGCTCATCTTCGCCCTGACCATCGGGCTGTTCACCTCCCTGCTGATGATGCCCTGGGCCACGGCCAGCGGCAGCGCCCCAGACTTCCACGATGCGCTCTTCGTGGCCACCTCCGCGGTCACCGTCACGGGCCTGACGCCGGTCAACACGGCTGAGCACTGGTCTCTGGCCGGGGAGATCGTGATCCTGGTGGGCATCCAGGTGGGCGGCCTGGGGATCATCACCATCGCCGCCCTGCTGGCTATCTCGGTGACCCGGCATCTCGGCCTGCGCACCCGGCTGGTGGCCCAGGAGGGAATCTCCACCGGCAAGCTCGGGGAGACCGGCTCGCTGATCAAGATCGTGGTGATCTTCTCCGCCGTCGTCGAGCTGGCCCTGGCCCTGGTGCTGGTGCCCCGGCTGATCGCCCTGGAGGGCGACGTCGCCACCGGGTTCTGGCACGGCATCTTCTACTCGGTCTCGGCCTTCAACAACGCTGGCTTCGTCATCCACCCCGAGGGCCTGGCCGACGTGGGTCATGATCCCATCGTGCTGTGGACTCTGATGGCCGGGGTGTTCCTGGGCAGCCTCGGCTTCCCGGTCCTGCTGCTGCTCTGGCGCCACCGCTGGCACTTCCGTCGGTGGAGTCTGCACACCCGGCTCACCGTCGAGGTCACGGTGCTGCTGATGGTCGTCGGCGCGGTCCTCTACGCGGTGCTGGAATGGAACCACGTCGACACCCTCGGGCAGATGACCACCGGGGAGAAGCTGCAGAACTCGCTCTTCGCCTCGGTCATGATGCGTTCCGGCGGCTTCTCCGTGGTGGACAACGTCATCGAGCACTCGGAGACCATGCTGGTCACTAACGCACTGATGTTCGCCGGCGGCGGCTCCGCCTCCACCGCCGGGGGCATCAAGGTCACCACGATCGCGGTCATCTTCCTGGCGTTCCTGGCCGAGGCCCGCGGCCATGAGGAGTCCACCGCCCACGGCCGCACCATCCCCACCCAGGCGGTCCGCGTGGCGGTCTCAGTGGTCGCGATGGGCGCCACCTTCGTGCTGATCTCCACTCTGGCGCTGATCATCATCACCGGAGAGGACCTGGAGCGCCCGCTGTTCGAGTCGATCTCCGCCTTCGCCACCTGCGGGCTCACCACCGGGCTGACCGAGGAGCTGTCGCCGTCGGGGCTCTACGTGCTCACCGGGCTGATGTTCGCCGGACGTGTGGGCATCATGACCTTCGCCGCGGCGCTGACGATCCGTCACAGCCGCACCCGATACCGCTATCCTGAGGCCCGGCCGATCATCGGCTGAGCCATCCCGCCGGAGAGGAAACACACGTGGCAAAGCAGAGACATAGCAATAAGCCGGTGCTCGTCGTCGGCTTGGGGCGCTTCGGGATCGCTCTGGCCGAGCAGCTGATCTCACAGAACAAAGAGGTCCTCGCCGTCGAGCGCAGCCGCAGTCTCGCGCAGAAGTACGCGGACAGCCTCACCCATGTGGTCGAGGCCGACGCCACCGACATCGAGGCGCTGCGGCAGTTGGGCGCCGATGAGTTCGACAGTGCCGTGGTCGGCGTCGGGACCTCCATCGAGTCCAGTGTGCTCATCGCGGCGAACCTGGTGGACCTGGGGGTCAAGCAGGTCTGGGCCAAGGCCATCAACCCCACCCACGGCAAGATCCTCACCCGCATCGGCTGCCACCACGTGATCTACCCGGAGCACGACGCCGGTGTGCGGGCCGCCCACCTGGTCCCGGGGCAGATGCTGGACTTCATCAAGTTCGACGACGACTTCGCCATCGTCAAGATGCGCCCGCCCAAGGATCTCCACGGCAAGACCATCGACCAGTGTCAGCCGCGCAAGCGTCACGGGGTCAACGTGGTGGGCGTGAAGCCTCCCGGCAAGGACTTCGTCTATGCCCAGCCGGACACCAAGGTCTCCGCCGGGGACACGATCATCGTCTCCGGCGATGTCACCGTGCTCGAAGGTTTCGCCGACTCGGCCTAGTTCCCGTAGGCTTTCGCGTGTGACGCGTACCTCCTCGGCCGCCGGCTCGCAGACCAGCTTTCGGGCCTCTGTGCCCACTGCGGTCGTCTGGGACCCGGCGCTGCTGAGCTACCGCTTCAACGCGACCCATCCCATGGACCCGGTGCGCCTGGACCTCACAGAGCGTCTCTGCCGGGAGTTCGGGATCTTCGAGGATCCCCAGGTCTCGCTCCTCGCCCCGGGCATCGCTTCGGACGAGGTGCTGGGCAGCATCCATGACACCGCCTATATCGAAGCGGTCCGCGCCGGAGCCTCCCGCGGCGAGCCCTCTGTCGAGCATGGCCTGGGCACGGAGGACACCCCGGTCTTCCCTGAGCTGCACGAGGGGGCGGCGCGCATCGCCGAGGGCACGCTGCGCTGCGCGGAGGCTCTCTTGGAGGGAAGCGCCCTCCACGCGGTGAACTTCGCCGGTGGCATGCACCACGCCTTCCGCGCCAAGGCGGGCGGATTCTGCGTCTACAACGACGCCGCCCTGGCCATCCATCGGCTCCTCGAGCCCGGTGCAGGACGCAGCGGCGCCCGACGGGTGCTCTACCTGGATGTGGACGCACACCACGGCGACGGCACTCAGAGCATCTTCTACGACGACCCTCGGGTCATGACGGTCTCTCTGCACCAGTCCGGCACCACCCTGTTCCCCGGTACGGGTTTCCCGAATGAGACCGGAGGCGGCGGCCCCGCCGCCGGGGAGGGCACTGCGGTCAACATCGCGCTGCCCCCGGGGACCGGCGACGCCGGATGGCTGCGTGCCTTCCACGCCGTGGTCCCGCAGTTGGTCCGGGCCTTCGAGCCGGAGGTCATCGTCTCCCAGCACGGCTGCGACTCCCATGCCGCCGACCCGCTGAGCGACCTGCAGCTCTCGGTGGATGCGCATCGGCAGATGGCCTTGGATGTCTCCCATCTGGCCGAGGAGCATGCGGAGAACCGGTGGATCGCCACCGGGGGCGGCGGCTATGCGGTCCATGACGTGGTGCCCCGCAGCTGGACCCATCTGACCGCGGTCGCGGCGGGGTCGCCCCTGCGGCTGCACACCGAGGTGCCGCAGGCATGGCGTGAGTACGTCCGCTTCGCCTGCGGTCTCGAGGCTCCGCCGCAGACGATGGGGGACGAGGCCGCTCTCTGGTGGCGGTCCTGGGAGCTGGGCTATGACCCCTCCGACGCCGTGGACCGTGCCGTGATGCAGACGCGCAAGGAGATCTTCCCGCTCTACGGTCTGGACCCCTGGTACGACTGATCACAGCGTCGCGGGTGCCCCCAGTGCCGGCGCTTCATGACGATTCTGCCGCCGCCTTAGGTTGCCGTTACACTGTTCCGAGACCTTTTGGCTGAATTTCACCTACAGACAAGGACCAGTACCCTATGGGCTCTGTGATCAAGAAGCGCCGGAAGCGTATGGCGAAGAAGAAGCACCGCAAGCGTCTGCGCAAGACTCGCCACCAGCGGCGCAATAAGTGATCCAGTCCTTTCGGCTGGATCAGCGGAACCCCGGAGCGCATGCTTCGGGGTTCTGTCGTATCAGCGGGCATAGGTCCAGGAGAGGACACAGATGAGTGATCAGGTGAAGGTGGAGGTCCTGACCAAGCAGGGCTGCCATCTCTGTGAGGACGCGGTGGAGGTGACCCGTCAGGCCTGCGCCGAGTTCGGGCTGGACCACCACATCGTCGACATCACAGAGGATCCGCAGCTGCGTGAGCTGTACGCGGAGGAGATCCCCGTGCTGCGCATCGACGGGACTGTGCGTGACTTCTGGCGCTTCGACCCGGCGCGGCTGCGGCGCCTGCTCGCCGAGGCCCTGGGGCGCAGCTCCGGCTGAGTCCCACGGCGGTCGCAGGCGTGCCCGCCGCAGATGGTCCCGCCACAGATGATCAGGGCCCGGTCGGAAGATTCCGACCGGGCCCTGATCATCTGCCAGAGGAGGGGGCTCAGTGGCCGCCCTCGTCGTCGCTCTCAGCCTGCTGCTGCTCGTAGATCTCCATGTAGAGGTCGTTGCAGAGCTCCAGGCCCTCTTCGTCGTGCGGGTCATCGGCTGCGCCGCCGCCGTGGGTCGCGGTGCAGTCCTCGAGGTGGGCGATGTCCTCGCTGTCGAAGTCCTGCAGGAGGGCCTCGCGGTATTCCTTCAGCGTTCCGTCCAGGACCGTGGTGGGCACGGTCTCGGTCTCGCCGTCCACCGTGTACTCGACGTCGTGGAAGCCTCCGATGTCGCCGTCGAAGCCGTCGACGATGAACTCTTCGTCGTGCTCCAGGGAGACTCGCTCGCCCGGCTCCAGCGTGGTGGAGAAGGACTCGCCGTCCACGCTGATCTCGACGTCGGCGGCGGTGGCCTCGGAGCCGTAGTCGGTGTTGATGATCGAACCGATGGCGCGTGCGCTCTCGCCCTCCTCCGTGGTGAGGAGGATGATGTCGGCGTACTTCACGTCCTCGATCTCCACGCCCACACCGTTGGAGGGGTCGTACTGGTTCGTGGTGGCCTGATAGTTGACCGCGCTGCAGCCGGTGGCGCCCAGAATGGCAGCCGCTGCAAGGGTGGCCAGCGCCGGACGGCGGGCCTTGTCAGCTGCGAACTTCACGTCGAGAGTCTCCTCTGATCTCAGTGCGACATAGATCGGCCTCAAGCCTACTTCATCGAGGCTCAGTGATGCTGTCCGGGTCACACAGGTTGAGCGCCTGCAGCGCTTGGGTGCTGCCGGCGATTCTACGCGATGTAGAAAAAGCGTGGGCGCGTAGCCTATTGCGTGTCATGACAGTTGCTCGGAACGACACGCTGGCCGAAATGTGACCCGTGATAAACTGGATCGCGGGAAAGGGGAACAATACATGGTTTTTGAGGTCGGCGAGACAGTCGTATACCCGCATCACGGTGCGGCCACCATCGAAGAGGTCAAGACTCGCACCGTCCGGGGTGAGGAGAAGACCTACCTGAAGCTGAGGGTCTCCCAGGGTGACCTGACCATCGAAGTCCCAGCGGACAACGTCGATCTCGTGGGTGTCCGCGATGTCGTCGGCACAGAGGGCCTGGAGCACGTGTTCGACGTCCTGCGTGCGGAGTACACCGAGGAGCCCACCAACTGGTCCCGCCGCTATAAGGCGAACCTGGAGAAACTGGCCTCGGGAGACGTCAACAAGGTCGCCGAGGTCGTTCGGGACCTCTGGCGCCGGGAGAATGACCGAGGTCTGTCGGCCGGTGAGAAGCGCATGCTGGCCAAAGCACGCCAGATCCTGGTCTCCGAGCTGGCCCTGGCCAAGAAGCTCGAGGAGGAGCTCGCCGAGAAGCTCCTCGACGAGGTCCTGGACGAGGCCCCCGTGGCAGGGACCGATTCCAAGAAGTGAACAGGACGCAGGTGAGGCCTTCGGCCGAGCCCGCTGACATATCCCAGATGAGTCGCCCGGCCGCTGCACAGCGCCGGGCGCTCGTCATAGTGGGAGCGGGCAGTGGACAGCGGCTCGGTCATGGGCGGCCCAAAGCATCGGTGGAGTTGGCTGGCCGCCCTATCATCAGCCGCGCTCTGGAACCGGTGGGTCCGGAGCTCGGCATCGACGTCCTGGTGTTGGTGCTGCCCGCCGATCAGCGCCATCACGCGGACATGGCCGCCGCGGCCCATTCTCCGGCTGCCCGCAGCGGAGCTGAGGTGATCACCGTCGCCGGCGGCTCCAGCCGACCCGCCTCGGTGCGTGTCGGCCTGGAAGCGGTCCGAGGCTATGGCGAGTCTCTGGGGTGGGTCCCGGAGCATACGGCGGTGCTCATCCACGACGCCGCCCGCCCCCTGACGCCCACCGAGGTCTTCGGCCGTGTCTTCGACGCCGTGGAGCAGGGAAACCGTGCCGTGGTGCCCGCGCTTCCGGTCACCGACACCATCAAAGCGGCTCACCGGCCCGACTCTGACCACCCCGCCACCCAGCCGTCCGCCACCCCGCCGTCCGACGGCCTGCGGTCTGAGGGCGCTGTCCCTGATGGCCCTCAGGCCGAGACCGTCCGCGAGACTCTGCCGCGTGCCGAGCTGCGCGCGGTCCAGACCCCGCAGGGCTTCACTCTGGAGTTCCTCCAGCAGGCCTTCGCCCACATCGGGGAGCTTCCCGAGGATGAGGCGGACCTCCTGACCGACGAGGCGATGATCGCTGAGGACATGGGCGTCCCTGTGGCGCTGGTGCCGGGCAGCGAACAGTCCCTGAAGATCACCACACCCACTGACCTGATCACCGCGGAGGCCCTGATGCAGGCATCTCGCCCCACACCGCCCCTGCCCCGCACCGGCATCGGCCATGATGTCCATGCCTATGCGGAGCCGCAGGAGATGCGGGAGCTGTGGCTGGCCGGTCTGCACTGGCCCGGCGAGCAGGGCCTGAGCGGGCACTCCGACGGTGACGCCGTCGCCCATGCCGCCTGTGACGCCCTGTTCAGCGCGGCCGGCATCGGGGATCTCGGCGTGCACTTCGGGGCAGACACCATCGGGACGAGCCGGCCTGAGCTGGAGGGCGCTCACGGCACAGTGCTGTTGGCCGAGGCCGCGCGGCTGGTGCGGGAGGCCGGCTTCGAGATCGGCAATATCGCAGTGCAGCTCGTGGCGCGGCGGCCCAGATTCGGCCCTCGCCGCGAGGAGGCCCAACAGGTGCTCAGCGAGGCGGCCGGGGCCCCGGTCTCCGTCAGCGCGACCACATCGGACGGTCTGGGCTTCACCGGCCGGTCCGAGGGGGTCCTCGCCACTGCCACGGCGTTGGTCCACCCGGCTGATGCGGCGCACAGACGATAAGCTGACTCCGTGGCACTGCGACTCTACGACACCAAGACAGCGAGCATCCGTGACTTCGAGCCTCTGGAACCGGGGCGCGTCTCGCTGTACTACTGCGGGGCGACCGTTCAGGGCCGGCCGCATGTCGGCCACGTCCGGTCCGCCGTCGCCTTCGACATCCTCGTCCGGTGGCTGGAGGCCTCCGACTATGACGTGCTGAGCGTCCGCAACGTCACCGACATCGATGACAAGATCCTGGAGAAGTCTGCGGCCTCCTACGGCGAGGACTTCCTGCCCAGCGCGGACTACCCGGCCGAAGAGCCGTGGTTCGCCCTGGCCTACCGCTTCGAGCAGGCCTTCCACGAGGCCTATGACGCTCTGGGAGTGCGCCGGCCCCGCTATGAGCCCCGCGCCGCCGGGCATATGACCGAGATGTTCGAGCTGATCCGTCGGCTCATCGACGCCGGCCACGCCTATCCCGCCGAGGACGGTTCCGGGGATGTCTACTTCGACGTCCGCTCCTGGCCGCAGTACGGAGAGCTGACGCGTCAGTCGGTGGAGGATATGCAGGACGCTCCCGACGCCGACCCCCGCGGCAAGCGCGATCCGCGCGACTTCGCACTGTGGAAGGGAAAGAAGGAGGGCGACCCGGAGTCTGCCTCCTGGGATTCCCCCTGGGGACGCGGCCGGCCGGGGTGGCACCTGGAGTGCTCGGCCATGTCGACGAAGTACCTGGGACGGACCTTCGACATCCACGGAGGCGGCCTGGACCTGCGCTTCCCCCACCATGAGAACGAGTTGGCCCAGTCCGCGGCGGCCGGAGACGGCTTCGCCCGCTTCTGGCTGCACAACGGCATGGTCACCTATGAGGGGGAGAAGATGTCCAAATCTGTGGGCAACACGATCTCTCCCCACGAGATGCTGGAACAGGCTCGGCCCAAAGCGGTGCGCTACTTCCTGGGTCAGGCCCACTACCGCTCCCAGTTGGACTACCGCCCCGGTGCACTGCAGGAGGCAGAGGCGGCCGTGGAACGTGTGGAGTCCTTCGTGGACCGGGCGCTGCCGGAATCCTTCTCCCTGCGGCCGCAGCGCCATCTGCCGAAGGCCTTCTGCGAGGCCATGGACGATGACCTCAACGTCCCGGCCGCGCTGGCAGCCCTGCATGAGACGGTGCGGGCGGGCAACACGGCGCTGGACGCCTCCGATGCCGCTGCTGCGGAGGAGCGCGGACTGGAGGCCGCCGCGATGATGTCGGTCCTGGGGCTGCTCGAAGTGCCGGAGCCGGACCTGTCCTCGGGTCCTGCCGCCGCCGCATTGGACATGCTGGTCGAGGCGCAGTTGGCTGAGCGTGCTGAGGCGAAGTCAGTCAAGGACTTCGCCGCCGCGGATGCCATCCGGGACAGGCTGAGTGCCGCCGGAGTTCAGATCGAAGACACCCCTGCGGGGGCAACCTGGTCGCTGACCAAGGGAGGTGCTTGACCATGGCGAAGGATTCACGGCCGAAGTCCGCAGCAGTGCGGAAGGCCAGCACGAAGAAGGGACAGGTCACCGGTTCCGGCGGTCAGGGCCGCCGCAAGCTGGAAGGCAGGGGTCCGACGCCGAAGGCTGAGGACCGCGTCTATCACAAGGCGCATAAGAACAAGCAGCTGGCCGAACGTGCCGCTGCCAAGCGTGAGGCCACCCGCCCGCGGACCCGTGGGTCCGGGTTCGGCGCCGATGACGCAGTCGCAGGGCGCAACGCTGTGGTTGAGGCGCTGCGGGAAGGGGTGCCGGCCAAAGAGCTCCACGTGGCGGCCGACATCGACTCCGACGGGCGCGTGCGTGAGTCGCTGCGCTTCGCCGCGGAGCGCGGCATCCGCGTCAAGGAGGTCTCCCGCCGCCAGCTGGACACCACCACCGGCGATGCCGTCCACCAGGGCGTGGCCCTGGTGCTGGAGCCCTACGACTACGCCGTGGCGGAGGAGTTCCTGGAGGACGCGCTGGAACGGGCCCGAAAGGGCCACATCCCGCACCAGCCCCTGATGGTCGCCTGCGACTCCATCACCGATCCCCGCAATCTGGGTGCGATCCTGCGTGCCTCGGCGGCCTTCGGCGCCGACGGCGTGCTCATCCCGGAGCGGCGCAGCGCGGGAGTCACCGCCACCGCGTGGAAGACCTCCGCCGGAGCGGCGGCCCGGCTGCCTGTGGCGCGGGCGAAGAACCTCACCCAGGCCATCAAGGAGGCCAAAGAACAGGGTTACTTCGTGCTCGGCCTCGACGGCGAGGGCGATGTGGACCTGCCCGGTCTCGAGCTCGCCGGGGAGCCGCTGATCATCGTGG is part of the Nesterenkonia lacusekhoensis genome and encodes:
- the proC gene encoding pyrroline-5-carboxylate reductase, whose product is MSTPKIAMLGLGSMNGAILAGFLGAGTAPEDIIATSRSAASAQARSAQYGVTVLAEEQDEAADRTAAAQADIVFLGVKPHQITDLCADIRDSLQPHAVVVSVAAAVTLDMLEEALAPGQPVIRTMPNTPLSVGLGVVGLAAGTHTSREQTQQVAELLGSSGAVHILEEQQIDALTGVAGSGPAYAFYLAEHMAAAGVEMGLDPELAADLAAQTLYGAGRMLVENRPSRTATPADAAQLRRNVTSPNGTTQQAIETFDAHGMSEAVRAGAKASSARAAEITEQLRGS
- a CDS encoding TrkH family potassium uptake protein, with the translated sequence MQGDTTRRPPAYGQQLQETSAWRSFTRWLGRLAGSSPARAALLIFALTIGLFTSLLMMPWATASGSAPDFHDALFVATSAVTVTGLTPVNTAEHWSLAGEIVILVGIQVGGLGIITIAALLAISVTRHLGLRTRLVAQEGISTGKLGETGSLIKIVVIFSAVVELALALVLVPRLIALEGDVATGFWHGIFYSVSAFNNAGFVIHPEGLADVGHDPIVLWTLMAGVFLGSLGFPVLLLLWRHRWHFRRWSLHTRLTVEVTVLLMVVGAVLYAVLEWNHVDTLGQMTTGEKLQNSLFASVMMRSGGFSVVDNVIEHSETMLVTNALMFAGGGSASTAGGIKVTTIAVIFLAFLAEARGHEESTAHGRTIPTQAVRVAVSVVAMGATFVLISTLALIIITGEDLERPLFESISAFATCGLTTGLTEELSPSGLYVLTGLMFAGRVGIMTFAAALTIRHSRTRYRYPEARPIIG
- a CDS encoding potassium channel family protein is translated as MLVVGLGRFGIALAEQLISQNKEVLAVERSRSLAQKYADSLTHVVEADATDIEALRQLGADEFDSAVVGVGTSIESSVLIAANLVDLGVKQVWAKAINPTHGKILTRIGCHHVIYPEHDAGVRAAHLVPGQMLDFIKFDDDFAIVKMRPPKDLHGKTIDQCQPRKRHGVNVVGVKPPGKDFVYAQPDTKVSAGDTIIVSGDVTVLEGFADSA
- a CDS encoding acetoin utilization protein AcuC — encoded protein: MSPCSKVSPTRPSSRRLSRVTRTSSAAGSQTSFRASVPTAVVWDPALLSYRFNATHPMDPVRLDLTERLCREFGIFEDPQVSLLAPGIASDEVLGSIHDTAYIEAVRAGASRGEPSVEHGLGTEDTPVFPELHEGAARIAEGTLRCAEALLEGSALHAVNFAGGMHHAFRAKAGGFCVYNDAALAIHRLLEPGAGRSGARRVLYLDVDAHHGDGTQSIFYDDPRVMTVSLHQSGTTLFPGTGFPNETGGGGPAAGEGTAVNIALPPGTGDAGWLRAFHAVVPQLVRAFEPEVIVSQHGCDSHAADPLSDLQLSVDAHRQMALDVSHLAEEHAENRWIATGGGGYAVHDVVPRSWTHLTAVAAGSPLRLHTEVPQAWREYVRFACGLEAPPQTMGDEAALWWRSWELGYDPSDAVDRAVMQTRKEIFPLYGLDPWYD
- a CDS encoding 30S ribosomal protein bS22, whose amino-acid sequence is MGSVIKKRRKRMAKKKHRKRLRKTRHQRRNK
- a CDS encoding glutaredoxin family protein is translated as MSDQVKVEVLTKQGCHLCEDAVEVTRQACAEFGLDHHIVDITEDPQLRELYAEEIPVLRIDGTVRDFWRFDPARLRRLLAEALGRSSG
- a CDS encoding CarD family transcriptional regulator — its product is MVFEVGETVVYPHHGAATIEEVKTRTVRGEEKTYLKLRVSQGDLTIEVPADNVDLVGVRDVVGTEGLEHVFDVLRAEYTEEPTNWSRRYKANLEKLASGDVNKVAEVVRDLWRRENDRGLSAGEKRMLAKARQILVSELALAKKLEEELAEKLLDEVLDEAPVAGTDSKK
- the ispF gene encoding 2-C-methyl-D-erythritol 2,4-cyclodiphosphate synthase → MSRPAAAQRRALVIVGAGSGQRLGHGRPKASVELAGRPIISRALEPVGPELGIDVLVLVLPADQRHHADMAAAAHSPAARSGAEVITVAGGSSRPASVRVGLEAVRGYGESLGWVPEHTAVLIHDAARPLTPTEVFGRVFDAVEQGNRAVVPALPVTDTIKAAHRPDSDHPATQPSATPPSDGLRSEGAVPDGPQAETVRETLPRAELRAVQTPQGFTLEFLQQAFAHIGELPEDEADLLTDEAMIAEDMGVPVALVPGSEQSLKITTPTDLITAEALMQASRPTPPLPRTGIGHDVHAYAEPQEMRELWLAGLHWPGEQGLSGHSDGDAVAHAACDALFSAAGIGDLGVHFGADTIGTSRPELEGAHGTVLLAEAARLVREAGFEIGNIAVQLVARRPRFGPRREEAQQVLSEAAGAPVSVSATTSDGLGFTGRSEGVLATATALVHPADAAHRR
- the cysS gene encoding cysteine--tRNA ligase produces the protein MALRLYDTKTASIRDFEPLEPGRVSLYYCGATVQGRPHVGHVRSAVAFDILVRWLEASDYDVLSVRNVTDIDDKILEKSAASYGEDFLPSADYPAEEPWFALAYRFEQAFHEAYDALGVRRPRYEPRAAGHMTEMFELIRRLIDAGHAYPAEDGSGDVYFDVRSWPQYGELTRQSVEDMQDAPDADPRGKRDPRDFALWKGKKEGDPESASWDSPWGRGRPGWHLECSAMSTKYLGRTFDIHGGGLDLRFPHHENELAQSAAAGDGFARFWLHNGMVTYEGEKMSKSVGNTISPHEMLEQARPKAVRYFLGQAHYRSQLDYRPGALQEAEAAVERVESFVDRALPESFSLRPQRHLPKAFCEAMDDDLNVPAALAALHETVRAGNTALDASDAAAAEERGLEAAAMMSVLGLLEVPEPDLSSGPAAAALDMLVEAQLAERAEAKSVKDFAAADAIRDRLSAAGVQIEDTPAGATWSLTKGGA
- the rlmB gene encoding 23S rRNA (guanosine(2251)-2'-O)-methyltransferase RlmB, which codes for MAKDSRPKSAAVRKASTKKGQVTGSGGQGRRKLEGRGPTPKAEDRVYHKAHKNKQLAERAAAKREATRPRTRGSGFGADDAVAGRNAVVEALREGVPAKELHVAADIDSDGRVRESLRFAAERGIRVKEVSRRQLDTTTGDAVHQGVALVLEPYDYAVAEEFLEDALERARKGHIPHQPLMVACDSITDPRNLGAILRASAAFGADGVLIPERRSAGVTATAWKTSAGAAARLPVARAKNLTQAIKEAKEQGYFVLGLDGEGDVDLPGLELAGEPLIIVVGSEGKGLSRLVRENCDQIVSIPISSATESLNASMAVGISLYEIATLRSGGAGRPSRRAEGAN